The following are from one region of the Actinomyces sp. oral taxon 897 genome:
- a CDS encoding response regulator transcription factor, with product MIRVVLADDQAMVRGALAALLALERDIEVVAQVGSGDDVLPAALEHRPDVVLMDVDMPGTDGLSATAQLLRRLPGIRVLVVTTFGRPGFLRRAIQSGAHGFVVKDAPASELAESVRRVHAGLRVIDPALAADSLVLGDSPLTARETEVLQAAADGATVAEVARRVHLTEGTTRNHLSQAMAKTGAPTRAAAVHIAAERGWILT from the coding sequence GTGATCCGTGTCGTGCTGGCCGACGACCAGGCCATGGTCCGAGGGGCCCTCGCCGCGCTCCTGGCCCTGGAGCGGGACATTGAGGTCGTGGCGCAGGTGGGCTCCGGCGACGACGTTCTGCCCGCCGCCCTGGAGCACCGGCCCGACGTGGTCCTCATGGACGTCGACATGCCCGGGACCGACGGGCTGAGCGCCACCGCCCAGCTGCTCAGACGGCTGCCCGGGATCCGGGTCCTCGTTGTCACCACCTTCGGCCGCCCCGGCTTCCTGCGCCGCGCCATCCAGTCCGGCGCCCACGGCTTCGTGGTCAAGGACGCCCCGGCCTCCGAGCTGGCCGAGTCGGTGCGGCGGGTGCACGCCGGGTTGCGCGTCATTGACCCCGCCCTGGCCGCGGACTCCCTGGTCCTGGGCGACTCCCCCCTGACGGCCCGGGAGACCGAGGTGCTGCAGGCGGCCGCCGACGGCGCCACGGTCGCCGAGGTGGCGCGCCGGGTCCACCTGACCGAGGGCACCACCCGCAACCACCTCTCACAGGCCATGGCCAAGACCGGGGCTCCGACCCGCGCGGCCGCGGTCCACATTGCCGCCGAACGGGGCTGGATCCTCACCTAG
- a CDS encoding ABC transporter ATP-binding protein has product MSTTTPWSAPTDPDQARLPDAVHLSGVHRSFGALEAVAGIDLRIRPGEVLALLGPNGAGKTTTVDMILGLGRPTSGQVRVFGMTPRQAVDRGLVSAVMQAGGLLPDITVRETVTLVTSFFPRHADVEEVMRRAGVQDIASRTVSRCSGGQQQRLRFAMALAGDPALLVLDEPTTGMDVEGRRSFWEAVHADAENGRTVIFATHYLEEADAFADRIVLVSHGRVVADGTTAQVRASVSGRTLRATLTAGTDRVRRALAGTDAHDVEILGDSLTLASQDTDAVAAVLLSGRLARDLEITSRGLEDAFIALTGDDAASPAPLSRLQPTRPA; this is encoded by the coding sequence ATGAGCACGACGACACCGTGGTCCGCCCCGACGGACCCGGACCAGGCCAGACTCCCGGACGCCGTCCACCTGAGCGGCGTCCACCGGTCCTTCGGCGCCCTTGAGGCCGTGGCCGGCATCGACCTGCGAATCCGTCCCGGCGAGGTGCTGGCCCTCCTGGGACCCAACGGAGCAGGCAAGACCACCACCGTTGACATGATCCTGGGACTGGGACGTCCCACCAGCGGCCAGGTGCGCGTCTTCGGGATGACGCCGCGCCAGGCCGTGGACCGCGGCCTGGTCTCCGCCGTCATGCAGGCCGGCGGGCTCCTGCCCGACATCACCGTGCGCGAGACGGTGACCCTGGTCACGAGCTTCTTCCCCCGGCACGCCGACGTCGAGGAGGTCATGCGTCGCGCCGGCGTGCAGGACATTGCCTCACGGACAGTCAGCAGGTGCTCGGGCGGGCAGCAGCAGCGGCTGCGCTTCGCCATGGCGCTGGCGGGCGACCCGGCGCTGCTGGTCCTGGACGAGCCCACCACCGGGATGGACGTCGAGGGCCGCCGCAGCTTCTGGGAGGCCGTCCACGCCGACGCCGAGAACGGGCGAACAGTGATCTTCGCCACACACTATTTGGAGGAGGCCGACGCCTTCGCCGACCGCATCGTCCTGGTCAGCCACGGGCGGGTCGTGGCCGACGGCACCACCGCGCAGGTCCGCGCCTCGGTGAGCGGCAGGACCCTGCGGGCCACCCTGACCGCCGGTACCGACCGGGTGCGTCGCGCGCTGGCGGGCACGGACGCCCACGACGTGGAGATCCTGGGTGACAGCCTCACCCTCGCCTCCCAGGACACCGACGCCGTCGCCGCGGTCCTGCTGAGCGGACGCCTCGCCAGGGACCTGGAGATCACCAGCCGGGGCCTGGAGGACGCCTTTATCGCCCTGACCGGCGACGACGCCGCCTCACCGGCCCCGCTATCCCGCCTACAGCCCACCCGGCCCGCCTGA
- a CDS encoding sensor histidine kinase translates to MTTLPRHDGAPIRLHLVLRWAWAVVWVVVTVPVVRTGLAQGRLGVVGAGCAVAACAGLTTAWFRSFDLVARGRHLPDRLGAWALAAGTSATAGTVALLGASGVQMVVLLVVTAAFALPWQASTPVTVALCALLLLAARTCPSWREAGEAALPTLGGGTACVLARRNMEQRRETRLLERRNHELGINEERNRMARDLHDVLGHSLTVIALKSELAGRLVEAAPAQARQEIDDVQSLARTALADVRATVNNYRELSLAGELARAATTLDAAGVRAHLPVTTDVVSPELQELFAWGVREGVTNVVRHAHATRCRVSLAADAIEVVDDGVGPGGPTDGHGLEGLRHRCETNDAELAVGPGPGGTGTLLRVTAHRRPALPATPPGDAAREAP, encoded by the coding sequence ATGACCACCCTACCCAGGCACGACGGCGCCCCGATACGCCTCCACCTGGTCCTGAGGTGGGCCTGGGCGGTGGTGTGGGTGGTCGTCACCGTGCCCGTGGTGCGCACCGGGCTCGCCCAGGGCAGGCTCGGCGTGGTGGGGGCCGGGTGCGCCGTGGCGGCCTGCGCGGGCCTGACCACCGCCTGGTTCCGCAGCTTCGACCTGGTCGCCCGCGGCAGGCACCTGCCTGACCGCCTCGGCGCCTGGGCGCTGGCCGCAGGCACGTCCGCCACCGCCGGGACCGTGGCACTGCTCGGCGCCTCCGGGGTCCAGATGGTGGTCCTCCTGGTGGTGACCGCCGCCTTCGCCCTGCCCTGGCAGGCGTCCACGCCGGTGACCGTGGCCCTGTGCGCGCTCCTCCTCCTGGCCGCACGCACCTGCCCGTCCTGGAGGGAGGCGGGCGAGGCGGCCCTGCCCACGCTCGGCGGGGGCACCGCCTGCGTACTCGCACGACGCAATATGGAGCAGAGGCGGGAGACCCGCCTGCTGGAGCGGCGCAACCACGAGCTGGGGATCAATGAGGAGCGCAACCGCATGGCCCGTGACCTGCACGACGTCCTGGGGCACTCCCTGACCGTCATCGCCCTCAAGAGCGAGCTCGCCGGCAGGCTGGTGGAGGCCGCCCCCGCCCAGGCCAGGCAGGAGATCGACGACGTCCAGTCCCTGGCGCGCACCGCGCTGGCCGACGTGCGCGCCACCGTCAACAACTACCGGGAGCTGAGCCTGGCCGGTGAGCTGGCCCGCGCCGCCACCACCCTCGACGCCGCTGGCGTGCGCGCCCACCTCCCGGTCACCACTGACGTCGTCAGCCCCGAGCTGCAGGAGCTCTTCGCCTGGGGGGTGCGCGAGGGGGTCACCAACGTGGTGCGCCACGCCCACGCCACCCGCTGCCGGGTGAGCCTGGCCGCCGACGCCATTGAGGTGGTCGACGACGGCGTGGGGCCGGGCGGGCCCACGGACGGCCACGGCCTGGAGGGCCTGCGCCACCGCTGCGAGACCAATGACGCCGAGCTGGCCGTGGGCCCCGGGCCGGGCGGCACGGGGACGCTCCTGCGGGTCACCGCCCACCGCCGGCCCGCCCTGCCCGCCACCCCACCGGGCGACGCCGCGAGGGAGGCCCCGTGA
- a CDS encoding zinc transporter has product MSFSVSKPGKTPLVCVAYAPDPNHLFCRPYEPEEPEEPAPAVVPVVVSARDVASLMVDGSGIARQPPGTTARVDMDLIAYTDPSTRSLSTTVAGVAVEVEATPTSYHWDWGDATTTTTTSPGAPWPHQTLTHRYHHSQTGVHLTLTTTWTARYRPQDGTWHDVQGTVTTTQQSDTFNLVDTTTHLTDHAEHKQGH; this is encoded by the coding sequence GTGTCGTTCTCGGTGTCGAAGCCGGGCAAGACCCCGCTGGTGTGCGTGGCCTACGCCCCGGACCCCAACCACCTGTTCTGCAGGCCCTACGAGCCCGAGGAGCCCGAGGAGCCCGCGCCGGCAGTGGTGCCGGTGGTGGTCTCGGCCAGGGACGTGGCCTCCCTGATGGTGGACGGGTCGGGCATCGCCCGTCAGCCACCGGGTACCACGGCCCGGGTGGACATGGACCTCATCGCCTACACCGACCCCTCCACCCGCTCCCTGTCCACCACCGTGGCCGGGGTGGCCGTGGAGGTGGAGGCCACCCCCACCTCCTACCACTGGGACTGGGGCGACGCCACCACCACGACCACCACCAGCCCCGGCGCCCCCTGGCCCCACCAGACCCTGACCCACCGCTACCACCACTCCCAGACCGGCGTCCACCTCACCCTGACCACCACCTGGACCGCCCGCTACCGCCCCCAGGACGGAACCTGGCACGACGTCCAAGGCACCGTCACAACCACCCAACAGTCTGACACCTTCAACCTAGTAGACACCACAACACACCTCACCGACCACGCAGAACACAAACAAGGACACTAA
- the ftsY gene encoding signal recognition particle-docking protein FtsY, with protein MDPILIVLAVLAVLAVVGGLWYYAGHRSGGQLPPEVTAHTPTSAQDVLPADREPDAGEPSEPAAPTQEPVGTLEHPESIPGRMQRLRARLAGSGGFGRAVLAVLSRGDLTEADWEEIEDTLLTSDLGIEVTTGLMDDLRTQAKVLATSDPAAIRAVLRDELVRLVDPTMDRSLNLVRPEPADGADPAAGRPAAAVLMVGVNGTGKTTTCGKLARVLVAQDKTVIMGAADTFRAAAADQLTTWGQRVGVTVVRSEREGADPASVAYDAVRAAAAEDVDVVLVDTAGRLQNKAGLMDELGKIKRVMGKVAPVGEVLLVLDATTGQNGMRQAQVFSQAVGITGIVLTKMDGTAKGGIVVTVQKELGVPVKLVGLGEGADDLAPFDPEGFVDALLA; from the coding sequence ATGGACCCCATCCTCATCGTTCTCGCCGTCCTGGCTGTCCTCGCCGTCGTCGGTGGCCTGTGGTACTACGCGGGGCACCGTTCGGGCGGACAGCTTCCGCCCGAGGTCACCGCCCACACACCTACCAGCGCCCAGGACGTCCTGCCCGCCGACCGGGAGCCTGACGCCGGTGAGCCGTCCGAGCCCGCCGCGCCGACCCAGGAACCCGTCGGGACCCTGGAGCACCCCGAGTCCATCCCCGGGCGCATGCAGCGCCTGCGCGCGCGCCTGGCCGGATCCGGCGGGTTCGGGCGGGCCGTCCTGGCGGTCCTGTCGCGCGGCGACCTCACCGAGGCCGACTGGGAGGAGATCGAGGACACCCTCCTGACCTCCGACCTGGGGATCGAGGTGACCACCGGCCTCATGGACGACCTGCGCACCCAGGCCAAGGTCCTGGCCACCTCCGACCCAGCCGCCATCCGCGCCGTCCTGCGCGACGAGCTCGTGCGCCTGGTGGACCCCACCATGGACCGCTCCCTCAACCTGGTCCGCCCCGAGCCCGCCGACGGCGCCGACCCCGCCGCGGGCCGTCCCGCCGCCGCTGTGCTCATGGTGGGGGTCAACGGCACCGGCAAGACCACCACCTGCGGCAAGCTCGCCCGGGTCCTGGTGGCCCAGGACAAGACCGTGATCATGGGCGCCGCCGACACCTTCCGGGCCGCCGCCGCCGACCAGCTGACCACCTGGGGCCAGCGCGTGGGCGTCACCGTGGTGCGCTCCGAGCGTGAGGGCGCTGACCCCGCCTCCGTGGCCTACGACGCCGTGCGCGCCGCCGCAGCCGAGGACGTGGACGTGGTGCTCGTGGACACCGCCGGGCGCCTGCAGAACAAGGCCGGCCTCATGGACGAGCTGGGCAAGATCAAGCGGGTCATGGGCAAGGTCGCGCCCGTGGGCGAGGTCCTCCTGGTCCTGGACGCCACCACCGGCCAGAACGGCATGCGCCAGGCGCAGGTGTTCTCCCAGGCCGTGGGCATTACCGGCATTGTGCTGACCAAGATGGACGGTACCGCCAAGGGCGGCATTGTGGTCACCGTCCAGAAGGAGCTGGGCGTGCCGGTCAAGCTCGTCGGGCTCGGCGAGGGGGCCGACGACCTGGCCCCCTTCGACCCCGAGGGGTTCGTGGACGCCCTCCTGGCCTGA
- a CDS encoding ABC transporter permease has product MNLTLLGLEIRRRLRNRRAMIFSLAMPVVFLLMFTTSQDGTQAYGSGNVASYLTIGMALFGALMTTTGAGAAVSTERASGWSRQLRLTPLRPVCYVLTKAAVGMLVSMVVIAGVYAVGALRHARMPAGAWAASALIVWVGSLVFVAFGLFVGYVLSSDNATQLVGGLMALLAFLGGMFVPLTPGSLLDRVGSLTPVYGLHRLALWPLGAEGFSWWWVVNAVAWLAVFLGGAAWRMSRDTGRV; this is encoded by the coding sequence CTGAACCTGACCCTCCTGGGCCTGGAGATCCGCAGGCGCCTGCGCAACCGACGGGCCATGATCTTCTCCCTGGCCATGCCGGTCGTCTTCCTCCTCATGTTCACCACCTCCCAGGACGGCACCCAGGCCTACGGGAGCGGCAACGTGGCGTCCTACCTCACGATCGGCATGGCCCTGTTCGGGGCCCTCATGACCACCACGGGCGCCGGGGCGGCGGTGAGCACCGAGCGGGCCAGCGGGTGGAGCCGCCAGCTGCGCCTGACGCCCCTGCGCCCCGTGTGCTACGTCCTGACCAAGGCCGCGGTGGGCATGCTCGTCAGCATGGTCGTGATCGCGGGCGTCTACGCCGTCGGGGCCCTGCGCCACGCCCGGATGCCGGCCGGGGCCTGGGCCGCCTCGGCGCTCATTGTGTGGGTCGGGTCACTGGTCTTCGTGGCCTTCGGCCTGTTCGTGGGCTACGTCCTGTCCTCGGACAACGCCACGCAGCTCGTGGGCGGGCTCATGGCCCTGCTCGCCTTCCTCGGCGGCATGTTCGTCCCCCTGACCCCGGGCTCGCTCCTGGACCGCGTCGGCAGCCTCACCCCCGTGTACGGGCTGCACAGGCTGGCCCTGTGGCCCCTGGGGGCGGAGGGCTTCTCCTGGTGGTGGGTGGTCAACGCCGTCGCCTGGCTGGCCGTCTTCCTGGGCGGGGCCGCGTGGCGTATGAGCCGTGACACCGGCCGGGTATGA
- a CDS encoding DUF4097 family beta strand repeat-containing protein, translating into MERQGSVLRVWRDSGGLFSVGWLGGGAEKVTLTVPESLCHQSLDAALRIGSGNLRVSAGFKDVTADVGSGTLNLSGLADSVAADVGSGSVGMDIDGADRASVRVGSGELYAWFTQVPGTLRVDVGSGEARLSLPTGHYALTQDVGSGELDNRLADDAQGAAGRLDVSVGSGSVTLVNTASDG; encoded by the coding sequence ATGGAGCGCCAGGGGAGCGTGCTGAGGGTCTGGCGCGACTCCGGCGGCCTGTTCAGCGTCGGGTGGCTGGGCGGCGGTGCGGAGAAGGTCACCCTGACCGTCCCGGAGTCGTTGTGCCACCAGTCCCTCGACGCGGCCCTGCGCATTGGCTCCGGGAACCTGCGTGTCAGCGCCGGCTTCAAGGACGTAACCGCCGACGTAGGCTCAGGGACCCTCAACCTGAGCGGTCTGGCGGACTCCGTGGCCGCCGACGTGGGCTCCGGGAGCGTCGGCATGGACATCGACGGCGCCGACCGGGCCAGCGTGAGGGTGGGCTCCGGGGAGCTGTACGCCTGGTTCACGCAGGTTCCCGGGACGCTGCGCGTCGACGTCGGCTCGGGCGAGGCCAGGCTCAGCCTGCCCACCGGCCACTACGCGCTCACCCAGGACGTGGGCTCCGGGGAGCTGGACAACCGTCTGGCCGACGACGCCCAGGGGGCTGCGGGGCGGCTGGACGTCTCCGTCGGCTCGGGCAGCGTCACCCTGGTCAACACGGCCAGCGACGGCTGA
- a CDS encoding DUF6318 family protein has translation MVRVRSWTTPVLVVVMVGSGGLVGCSGGAGAGASPSVDPYEVGASAMAAAASASASARASRDAALGPDLAARREAALATPPPERPENLGEDSLEAAAAAAVYFLRLYRYAAVTGDTKDFEAMSEQQCKFCNNIIDRATRLHQEGGWADPWEQTAEKVEAYPLNPGYEYHQVDVTLRSGDISTHHGDGSDGKNSPAETVLMRVAIRYHDGTWTVGDAEVVGS, from the coding sequence ATGGTGCGGGTCCGGTCGTGGACGACGCCTGTCCTGGTGGTGGTCATGGTGGGGTCCGGTGGCCTGGTGGGGTGCTCTGGCGGGGCTGGTGCGGGGGCGTCGCCGAGTGTGGATCCCTATGAGGTGGGTGCCAGTGCGATGGCGGCTGCGGCCTCTGCGTCGGCCAGTGCGCGGGCCAGTCGTGACGCGGCCCTGGGGCCGGACCTGGCGGCCAGGCGCGAGGCGGCCCTGGCCACGCCACCACCGGAGCGGCCCGAGAACCTGGGTGAGGACAGTCTGGAGGCGGCAGCGGCCGCGGCCGTGTACTTCCTCCGGCTCTACCGGTACGCGGCGGTCACTGGTGACACCAAGGACTTCGAGGCCATGAGCGAGCAGCAGTGCAAGTTCTGCAACAACATTATCGACAGGGCCACCAGGCTGCACCAGGAGGGGGGCTGGGCCGACCCCTGGGAGCAGACCGCCGAGAAGGTCGAGGCCTACCCCCTCAACCCCGGATACGAATACCACCAGGTAGACGTCACCCTGCGCAGCGGGGACATCTCGACCCACCACGGGGACGGCTCGGACGGAAAGAACTCCCCGGCCGAGACCGTCCTCATGCGCGTAGCGATTCGCTACCACGACGGCACATGGACCGTAGGAGACGCGGAGGTAGTAGGGTCATGA
- a CDS encoding chromosome segregation SMC family protein — MYLKTLTIRGFKSFASSTTLRLEPGITAVVGPNGSGKSNVVDALTWVMGEQGAKNLRGGSMADVIFAGAGSRPALGRAEVALTIDNTDGALPIDYTEVTIARTLFRGGGSEYQINGTAVRLLDVAELLSDTGLGRQMHSVVGQGRLDAVLSATPEDRRGFIEEAAGVLKHRRRKERALRKLDSMAADLTRLTDLAAELNRQLGPLARQAAIARRARTIQAEVRDATARLLADDVVQAQALLAAGEADTAALERRRTALEEAEQAARARLKELTAAEAGAGQRLREASRTWEELTAAEQSLRALEQVAAERLRGLAAAPRPAQGTDPQELERRAEEAAAAEDEARAAIDQARQLLTAATGARLEAEAAESRAESALSELTRREAERRETLARAGGRVASARSRHEAARSSLDQARAALGEAQERQAAAETALRDARGPQAASRQTAAPGPSAPGPCGLPASSDPDQRPLSPQERAAAEHERASAALAAARQAVGAATEARREAAAERATWAARRDTLALSLRSQDGTRGLAQAGADGILGPLSSHLGVERGWENAVAALLGQLAEAAVVAGEQAALAALDQARRAELGAVRLVVAQVAAAAGAGLAPGSEVVASAAAPGGVVDPPPASPEAAPTDPAGDPAGPGGDVKVTRPGRVPDTDPAGPGGRLVPGSAPATVSGPAEPSAVPGARPAASLVSVSRPGLAGPVSTLLHRCWVVRDVAAAQALREADPQAVVATRDGDVLGPGWLVGAGGGAASVLELAAAHEDAVGRARDAADAEAAAKAAAEAARDQEEAARSGLARALTALRRADAEAAAEAETLARLASAAHAARQEAGRARAAVARAEEEAARRTAELATATTALAQIEEAADQGPHPAAALEEARSGRQRAADAARQARAGETEARLALRTAEERERSGRGRAESLRAAARRERQARAEAARAERRRLARLGTATQVRDLAHYAAAVARASVEEAAAGRTAAETERDQALEASHRLRREVDQARGEIASLTDAAHREEVARAEQRARLEALEQRALSELGLETGVLVEEFGPHLPVPEVSQLVDSDEPEPRGPDQSGADPGAEGAGPGTRESDLGAGGPGAGARESDLGAAGPGADGLAASESVGGLATGGPGGAGAAPGNRSWPTPLGRPYVRSEQVKRLARAKRDLARLGKVNPLALEEHAALAERHRFLATQLADLRRSRAELMTVVEEIDARVQEVFSSAYADTAEQFEQVFDRLFPGGQGRLVLTDPDDMLTTGIEIEARPAGKKVKRLSLLSGGERSLVAVALLVAIFKARPSPFYVLDEVEAALDDTNLGRLLDILTELRASSQIIVITHQRRTMEVADALYGVTMRDGITTVVSQRLGRGKRASRS, encoded by the coding sequence GTGTACCTCAAGACGTTGACGATCAGGGGATTCAAGTCCTTTGCCTCGTCAACCACCCTGCGCCTGGAGCCCGGTATCACCGCCGTGGTGGGGCCCAACGGGAGCGGCAAGTCCAATGTGGTGGACGCCCTAACCTGGGTCATGGGGGAGCAGGGGGCCAAGAACCTGCGCGGCGGCTCCATGGCCGACGTCATCTTCGCCGGGGCCGGTTCCCGCCCGGCGCTCGGACGCGCCGAGGTCGCCCTGACCATTGACAACACCGACGGCGCCCTGCCCATTGACTACACCGAGGTCACCATCGCCCGCACCCTCTTCAGGGGCGGGGGCAGCGAGTACCAGATCAACGGCACCGCCGTGCGCCTCCTGGACGTCGCCGAGCTGCTGAGCGACACGGGCCTGGGCCGCCAGATGCACTCCGTGGTGGGCCAGGGCAGGCTCGACGCCGTCCTGAGCGCCACCCCCGAGGACCGTCGCGGCTTTATCGAGGAGGCCGCGGGCGTCCTCAAGCACCGGCGACGCAAGGAGCGCGCCCTGCGCAAGCTCGACTCCATGGCCGCCGACCTCACGCGCCTGACCGACCTGGCCGCTGAGCTCAACCGCCAGCTCGGCCCCCTGGCCCGGCAGGCCGCCATCGCCCGGCGGGCCCGCACCATCCAGGCCGAGGTCCGTGACGCCACCGCCCGCCTCCTGGCCGACGACGTCGTCCAGGCCCAGGCCCTCCTGGCTGCCGGGGAGGCGGACACCGCCGCCCTGGAACGACGTCGTACCGCCCTGGAGGAGGCCGAGCAGGCCGCCCGCGCCCGCCTGAAGGAGCTCACCGCGGCCGAGGCCGGTGCCGGGCAGCGCCTGCGGGAGGCCAGCCGCACCTGGGAGGAGCTCACCGCGGCCGAGCAGTCCCTGCGCGCCCTGGAGCAGGTGGCCGCTGAGCGCCTGCGGGGCCTGGCGGCCGCACCCCGCCCCGCCCAGGGCACCGACCCCCAGGAGTTGGAGCGCCGGGCCGAGGAGGCGGCCGCCGCCGAGGACGAGGCCCGGGCCGCTATTGACCAGGCGCGCCAGCTGCTGACCGCGGCCACCGGTGCCCGCCTGGAGGCTGAGGCCGCTGAGTCCCGCGCGGAGTCGGCCCTGTCCGAGCTGACACGTCGTGAGGCTGAGCGCCGTGAGACCCTGGCCCGGGCCGGGGGACGGGTGGCCTCCGCCCGCAGCCGCCACGAGGCCGCCAGGTCATCCCTGGACCAGGCCCGGGCGGCCCTGGGGGAGGCCCAGGAGCGTCAGGCCGCCGCCGAGACCGCCCTCAGGGACGCCCGGGGCCCCCAGGCTGCTTCCCGCCAGACGGCGGCCCCGGGCCCGTCCGCCCCCGGTCCCTGCGGACTGCCCGCCTCCTCCGACCCGGACCAGCGGCCCCTGAGCCCCCAGGAGCGGGCCGCCGCCGAGCACGAGCGGGCCTCCGCCGCCCTGGCCGCCGCCCGCCAGGCCGTCGGCGCCGCCACCGAGGCGCGTCGTGAGGCCGCCGCCGAGCGCGCCACCTGGGCTGCGCGCCGCGACACCCTGGCCCTGTCCCTGCGCTCCCAGGACGGCACCCGGGGCCTAGCCCAGGCGGGTGCTGACGGCATCCTGGGCCCCCTGTCGTCCCACCTGGGCGTGGAACGGGGGTGGGAGAACGCCGTCGCCGCCCTCCTGGGGCAGTTGGCGGAGGCTGCTGTCGTGGCCGGTGAGCAGGCTGCGCTCGCGGCCCTGGACCAGGCCCGTCGGGCCGAGCTGGGGGCGGTGAGGCTCGTGGTCGCCCAGGTGGCTGCCGCGGCCGGTGCCGGTCTCGCCCCCGGTAGCGAGGTGGTCGCCTCGGCGGCAGCTCCTGGCGGCGTGGTCGACCCCCCTCCTGCCTCCCCGGAGGCGGCCCCCACTGACCCTGCTGGTGACCCTGCTGGGCCGGGTGGCGACGTCAAGGTCACCCGGCCCGGACGGGTCCCGGACACCGACCCCGCCGGACCGGGCGGCCGTCTTGTGCCCGGCTCCGCTCCCGCTACCGTCTCTGGCCCCGCGGAGCCGTCCGCCGTGCCCGGAGCCCGGCCTGCGGCCAGCCTGGTGTCGGTCAGCCGCCCCGGCCTGGCCGGGCCGGTGTCCACGCTCCTGCACCGCTGCTGGGTGGTCAGGGACGTGGCGGCGGCACAGGCCCTGCGCGAGGCGGACCCCCAGGCCGTGGTGGCCACCCGGGACGGTGACGTCCTGGGCCCCGGCTGGCTGGTGGGCGCCGGAGGAGGAGCGGCCTCGGTCCTGGAGCTCGCCGCCGCCCACGAGGACGCCGTCGGACGGGCCAGGGACGCCGCTGACGCCGAGGCTGCCGCCAAGGCCGCCGCCGAGGCCGCGCGAGACCAGGAGGAGGCGGCGCGCTCGGGGCTCGCCCGCGCCCTGACGGCCCTGCGCCGGGCTGACGCCGAGGCCGCCGCCGAGGCCGAGACCCTGGCCCGCCTGGCCTCCGCCGCCCACGCCGCACGTCAGGAGGCCGGGCGCGCCCGGGCCGCCGTCGCCCGGGCCGAGGAGGAGGCGGCCCGGCGTACCGCTGAGCTCGCCACGGCCACGACAGCCCTGGCCCAGATCGAGGAGGCTGCTGATCAGGGGCCGCACCCGGCTGCCGCGTTGGAGGAGGCCCGGTCAGGCCGTCAGCGCGCCGCCGACGCCGCCCGACAGGCACGGGCTGGTGAGACCGAGGCCCGCCTGGCGCTGCGCACCGCTGAGGAGCGTGAGCGCAGCGGTCGGGGGCGGGCGGAGTCCCTGCGCGCCGCGGCCCGTCGGGAGCGTCAGGCCCGTGCCGAGGCCGCCCGTGCCGAGCGACGACGCCTGGCCCGGCTGGGCACCGCCACCCAAGTTCGTGATCTGGCTCATTATGCTGCCGCCGTGGCCCGTGCCAGCGTGGAGGAGGCCGCCGCCGGGCGAACCGCCGCTGAGACCGAGCGTGACCAGGCCCTGGAGGCCAGCCACCGCCTGCGTCGGGAGGTTGACCAGGCCAGGGGTGAGATCGCCTCCCTGACCGACGCCGCCCACCGTGAGGAGGTGGCGCGGGCTGAGCAACGTGCGCGCCTGGAGGCCCTGGAGCAGCGGGCCCTGAGCGAGCTGGGTCTGGAGACCGGGGTGCTCGTGGAGGAGTTCGGTCCCCACCTGCCCGTACCCGAGGTCAGCCAGCTGGTGGACTCTGATGAACCGGAGCCTCGGGGGCCCGACCAGTCCGGGGCTGATCCCGGGGCCGAGGGGGCGGGTCCTGGGACCAGGGAGTCCGACCTCGGGGCCGGGGGGCCGGGCGCCGGGGCCAGGGAGTCCGACCTCGGGGCTGCGGGGCCGGGTGCCGACGGGCTGGCTGCCAGCGAGTCGGTGGGTGGACTGGCTACCGGCGGGCCTGGAGGCGCCGGGGCCGCCCCGGGCAACAGGAGCTGGCCGACGCCGTTGGGCCGTCCCTACGTGCGCTCGGAGCAGGTCAAACGCCTGGCCCGGGCCAAGCGTGACCTGGCGCGCCTGGGCAAGGTCAACCCCCTGGCCCTGGAGGAGCACGCGGCACTGGCCGAGCGGCACCGGTTCCTGGCCACCCAGCTGGCTGACCTCAGGCGCTCACGTGCGGAGCTCATGACCGTCGTGGAGGAGATCGACGCCCGTGTGCAGGAGGTCTTCTCCTCGGCCTACGCTGACACCGCCGAGCAGTTCGAGCAGGTCTTTGACAGGCTCTTCCCCGGAGGCCAGGGGCGCCTGGTCCTCACCGATCCCGACGACATGCTGACCACGGGCATTGAGATTGAGGCCCGTCCGGCGGGAAAGAAGGTCAAGCGCCTGTCCCTGCTGTCAGGCGGGGAGAGGTCCCTGGTAGCCGTGGCACTACTGGTCGCGATATTCAAGGCCCGGCCCTCTCCCTTCTACGTCCTGGACGAGGTCGAGGCCGCCCTGGACGACACCAACCTGGGCCGGCTCCTGGACATCCTCACCGAGCTGCGCGCCTCTAGCCAGATTATTGTCATTACCCACCAGCGGCGCACCATGGAGGTAGCTGACGCCCTGTATGGCGTCACTATGCGCGACGGCATCACCACGGTAGTCAGCCAGCGTCTGGGCCGGGGTAAGAGGGCGAGCAGATCCTGA